From Micromonospora rifamycinica, a single genomic window includes:
- a CDS encoding bifunctional NAD(P)H-dependent oxidoreductase/GNAT family N-acetyltransferase, which yields MGRWLVDAVSSRAAELDVEVVPVALGDLGLPFLDEEESPASGVYRNEHTRRWSATVAAADGFIAVTPEYNHAMPATLKNALDYLGSEWAWKPIGFVSYGYTAAGTRAVAHAKQVVTTLRLVPTGATVAIGIGDAVVDGRLRPDAGRGAAATNLLDELVRLAHALRPMRERGQADSVPGPLPGSYARRLTPHDAPEVTVLQRCCWTEEAVANDTLAIAPLHESPEEVREWLASWHTTGVWRDGRLLGMVRTRTDGTDCHVGRLAVVPDLRGRGLGRWLLQAAEAAAGPQCRRILLFTGTRSLRNIDLYRSAGYRTAEPDSPDGTVCLTRELAGATG from the coding sequence GTGGGGAGATGGCTGGTCGACGCGGTCTCCTCCCGGGCCGCCGAGCTCGACGTCGAGGTCGTGCCGGTGGCCCTCGGCGACCTGGGCCTGCCCTTCCTCGACGAGGAGGAGTCACCGGCCTCGGGGGTCTACCGGAACGAGCACACCCGCCGCTGGAGCGCGACGGTCGCCGCGGCGGACGGCTTCATCGCGGTCACCCCGGAGTACAACCACGCGATGCCGGCGACCCTGAAGAACGCGCTGGACTACCTCGGCAGCGAGTGGGCGTGGAAGCCGATCGGCTTCGTCAGTTACGGCTACACCGCGGCCGGCACCCGGGCGGTGGCACACGCCAAGCAGGTGGTGACGACGCTGCGCCTGGTCCCGACGGGCGCCACGGTCGCCATCGGCATCGGCGACGCGGTGGTGGACGGTCGGCTGCGGCCGGACGCCGGCCGGGGCGCGGCGGCCACCAACCTGCTGGACGAGCTGGTCCGGCTCGCCCACGCCCTGCGGCCGATGCGCGAGCGCGGGCAGGCCGACAGCGTGCCCGGCCCACTGCCGGGCTCCTACGCGCGACGGCTGACCCCGCACGACGCACCCGAGGTCACCGTGCTGCAACGGTGCTGCTGGACCGAGGAGGCGGTGGCCAACGACACGCTGGCCATCGCGCCGCTGCACGAGTCGCCGGAGGAGGTGCGGGAGTGGCTGGCCAGCTGGCACACCACCGGCGTCTGGCGGGACGGCCGACTGCTGGGCATGGTGCGGACCCGCACCGACGGCACCGACTGCCACGTGGGCCGGCTCGCCGTCGTGCCCGACCTGCGCGGCCGGGGCCTGGGCCGGTGGTTGCTGCAGGCCGCCGAGGCCGCCGCCGGGCCGCAGTGCCGCCGGATCCTGCTCTTCACCGGCACCCGGAGCCTGCGCAACATCGACCTCTACCGGAGCGCGGGCTACCGGACGGCGGAACCGGACAGCCCGGACGGCACGGTCTGCCTGACCAGGGAGCTGGCCGGGGCGACCGGCTGA
- a CDS encoding Gfo/Idh/MocA family protein → MGEPHRVGVVGLGVISRAYLDTLAHHPGLRVVAVADLDAARSAATAATLADAEAVSVADLLAHPGVQTVLNLTIPAAHTEIALGAIDAGKHVYGEKPLAVAFPDAQMIMERAGSAGVRVGCAPDTVLGTGTQTARAAVDGGLIGRPLAASAVMVTPGHEAWHPHPDFYYAPGGGPLLDMGPYYVSALVHLLGPVRAVTAAASRLRPERVIGSGPRLGQRIPVRVDTHVSGVLEHASGVLSTITTSFDGVTTTAAPIEVHGETGTLAVPDPNYFDGEVRLWPLGGDGWRALPATAGYREGARGLGLIDAVRAESGRTPRAGGDLALHVLDTMTALLRAADEGRRITLTTTVRRPDPVPLTPAGDWQGR, encoded by the coding sequence GTGGGCGAGCCGCACCGCGTCGGCGTCGTAGGACTCGGCGTCATCTCCCGCGCCTACCTGGACACCCTCGCGCACCACCCCGGGCTGCGCGTCGTCGCGGTGGCCGACCTGGACGCCGCCCGGTCGGCCGCGACCGCCGCCACCCTCGCCGACGCCGAGGCGGTGAGCGTCGCGGACCTGCTCGCCCACCCGGGCGTGCAGACGGTGCTCAACCTGACCATCCCCGCCGCACACACCGAGATCGCCCTCGGCGCGATCGACGCGGGCAAGCACGTGTACGGCGAGAAGCCGCTCGCCGTGGCGTTCCCGGACGCTCAGATGATCATGGAGCGGGCCGGCTCGGCCGGGGTCCGGGTCGGCTGCGCGCCGGACACCGTCCTGGGCACCGGGACGCAGACGGCCCGCGCGGCGGTCGACGGTGGACTGATCGGGCGTCCACTGGCCGCGTCGGCGGTCATGGTCACCCCCGGGCACGAGGCCTGGCACCCCCACCCCGACTTCTACTACGCCCCGGGCGGCGGGCCGCTGCTCGACATGGGGCCGTACTACGTCTCGGCGCTGGTCCACCTGCTCGGGCCGGTGCGGGCGGTGACCGCGGCGGCCAGCCGGCTGCGCCCCGAGCGGGTCATCGGCAGCGGCCCGCGCCTCGGGCAACGCATCCCGGTGCGGGTGGACACCCACGTCAGCGGCGTGCTCGAACACGCCAGTGGCGTGCTGTCCACCATCACCACGAGCTTCGACGGGGTCACCACCACGGCCGCGCCGATCGAGGTGCACGGGGAGACCGGCACCCTCGCCGTGCCCGACCCGAACTACTTCGACGGCGAGGTCCGGCTCTGGCCGCTCGGCGGCGACGGATGGCGGGCGCTCCCGGCGACGGCGGGTTACCGGGAGGGCGCCCGGGGCCTCGGGTTGATCGACGCGGTACGGGCCGAGAGTGGGCGGACCCCGCGGGCGGGCGGTGACCTGGCGTTGCACGTACTCGACACGATGACCGCCCTGCTGCGGGCGGCGGACGAGGGCCGGCGGATCACCCTGACCACGACGGTGCGGCGACCCGACCCGGTGCCGCTCACCCCGGCCGGGGACTGGCAGGGCCGCTGA